Proteins encoded by one window of Lathyrus oleraceus cultivar Zhongwan6 chromosome 1, CAAS_Psat_ZW6_1.0, whole genome shotgun sequence:
- the LOC127115993 gene encoding uncharacterized protein LOC127115993: AGIVCFKCGQAGHKSNVCTAEVKRCFRCGKTGHAIADCKHKEMICFNCGEEGHIGSQCQKPKKSQTGKVFALTGTQTSSEDRLIRGTCFINGTPLITIIDTGATHCFISANCARILGLKLSALDGELIVETPAKGSITTSLVCLKCPLSIFDKDFYVDLVCLPLDGMDVILGMNWLEYNYVHINCHHKSVRFSTPEEEGVDLLPFRELRKLMKEGAQMFSLMATLSVESKAKIEELLVVKEFPEVFPDEIPSVPPEREVKFTIDLVPGTRPVSMAPYRMSASELPSVSPWGAPVLLVKKKDGSMRLCIDYRQLNKVTIKNKYPLPRIDDLMDQLVGACVFSKI, encoded by the exons gctggtatagtttgcttcaaatgtggtcaggctggtcataagagtaatgtatgcactgctgaagttaagaggtgttttcgctgtggtaagactggccatgcaatagctgattgcaagcacaaggaaatgatttgttttaattgtggcgaagaagggcatattggaagtcagtgtcagaagccaaagaaatctcaaactggaaaggtgttcgcattgaccggaactcaaacctccagtgaggacagacttatccgaggtacatgtttcataaatggtactcctttaattactattattgataccggtgctacacactgttttatttctgctaactgtgctcgaatactgggtttaaaattgtccgctttggatggtgaattgattgttgagaccccagctaagggatcaataactacttctttggtatgtttaaaatgtcctttgtcgatcttcgataaagatttctatgttgatttagtatgtttgccgttggatgggatggatgtaattcttggtatgaactggttagagtataattatgttcatataaattgtcatcataagtcggtgaggttttccactcctgaagaggaaggagttgacttattacctttcagagaattgcgaaaattgatgaaagagggagctcagatgttttctttgatggcgacgttgtcggttgagagtaaagctaagattgaggaactgttagtggtgaaagaattccctgaagtttttcctgatgaaattcctagtgtgccgccagagagggaggttaaatttactattgatctggtacctggtactaggcctgtttcgatggcaccgtatagaatgtcggcatctgaatt accaagtgtgtcaccgtggggagctccagtgttgctagtaaagaagaaagatggtagtatgaggctttgtattgattatagacaattgaataaagtaacgatcaagaataagtatccactaccgagaatagatgatttgatggatcaattagtgggtgcctgtgtgttcagtaaaatt